In Numidum massiliense, a single genomic region encodes these proteins:
- a CDS encoding mandelate racemase/muconate lactonizing enzyme family protein, whose protein sequence is MKIVDMTLVRCTSPLSQPFKTALRTVHAVDSIVVKLIGDTGLIGWGEAAPTLVITGDSLGGIYSALNEPLRHVVVGREIEELEAILVDVERAVVGNTSAKAAIDMALYDLFCQRYQLPLFRLLGGTRSEIETDVTISVDKVEQMTRTATQRVASGFTTLKIKVGKDWKNDLARIRSIREAVGPDIAIRVDANQGWTPKQAVHIIEQMEKQALGVELVEQPVARHDIDGLAFVTHNVATPIMADESLFSARDAVTLLQRRAVDLLNIKLMKCGGIRQALHIVGIAEAYDIACMVGSMMESKLSVTAAAHLAAAKHNIAFTDLDAPLWLARDLAVGGITYDGKRITLPPAPGLGITALRDDAIVTSD, encoded by the coding sequence ATGAAAATCGTAGATATGACACTCGTCCGCTGTACATCCCCACTGTCCCAGCCGTTTAAAACCGCCCTCAGAACGGTACACGCTGTCGATTCTATCGTCGTGAAACTGATCGGCGACACCGGCCTCATCGGCTGGGGCGAGGCCGCTCCGACGCTCGTCATTACCGGCGATTCGCTCGGCGGTATTTACAGCGCGTTAAACGAACCGCTGCGCCACGTCGTCGTCGGTCGCGAGATCGAAGAGTTGGAAGCGATTTTAGTCGATGTTGAACGGGCTGTCGTCGGCAACACGAGTGCGAAAGCGGCAATCGACATGGCATTGTACGACTTGTTTTGCCAGCGCTACCAACTGCCGCTCTTCCGTCTGTTAGGCGGCACGCGTTCGGAAATAGAAACCGACGTGACGATTAGCGTCGACAAAGTAGAACAAATGACCCGTACTGCCACGCAGCGCGTCGCTTCCGGCTTTACAACGCTAAAAATAAAAGTTGGCAAGGACTGGAAAAACGACCTCGCCCGGATTCGCAGCATTCGCGAAGCGGTCGGTCCCGACATCGCCATTCGCGTCGACGCCAACCAAGGCTGGACCCCGAAGCAGGCGGTACACATTATCGAACAAATGGAAAAACAAGCGCTCGGCGTCGAACTCGTCGAGCAACCTGTCGCGAGGCACGACATTGACGGATTGGCGTTCGTGACGCACAACGTGGCCACCCCGATTATGGCCGACGAAAGCTTATTCTCCGCCCGCGACGCCGTCACATTGTTGCAGCGTCGCGCCGTCGACTTATTAAACATTAAACTCATGAAGTGCGGCGGCATCCGCCAAGCGTTACACATCGTCGGCATCGCGGAAGCGTACGACATTGCGTGTATGGTTGGAAGTATGATGGAGTCGAAGCTGTCCGTCACTGCAGCCGCCCACCTCGCCGCCGCAAAACACAACATCGCTTTTACCGACTTAGACGCACCGCTCTGGTTGGCCCGCGATCTCGCCGTCGGTGGCATCACTTATGACGGCAAGCGCATCACCTTACCACCCGCGCCAGGGCTAGGGATTACTGCTTTACGCGATGACGCGATCGTCACAAGTGACTAA